The genomic window GCTTATAAAGCGTTGATTTTTTCAATCAATTGATTAGCAGTTTGTTCTAATTCAACATTGATTTGTTTGAAGTGTGCTTTTTTATTTTCAACGTTCTTTGCGTTCACTTTTGTAATCAAAGTATCGAATGCAGCAATAGCCTCATCGATCAAAGCATTCGTTTCTGGAGTTGGATTTCCTGTTGTTGACATCTCAAACAAGTAAACTGCCTCAATAATATCTCCTAATACGAAGTTGATGTCTTTCTTTAAATTCTTAACGTTTGCCATTTTTAATATAATTTTAATTTGCGTCTGCAAAAGTACACATAATCCTGAAATTACGTGCTATGAAATGTAAATTTCTAAAATAGAAGCTTTTCCGCTTAAATTAAATGCATTTATCGCAGCTGGAACCAACACAGTATCTCCTTTGATGTACGTGTGTTTAAATCCGTCGTATTCGATTTCGAAACTTCCTTCAATACACATATAAACTGTAAATGTTTCGCCATTTTTAGACACAGTAACTTTATCTTCTAACGGAATAAAATTGGTTGTAAAGTACGGGCAGTCAACAACTGTATTAGATGTGTTTGCTTCAGACTCGTATTTCTTTTGGGTATCTACTTTATTATAATTGATTGCGTCTAGTGCTAAATCAACGTGAAGCTCTCTTTTATTTCCGTTTGCATCTACCCTGTCAAAATCGTATAAACGGTACGTTATATCAGATGTCTGCTGAATTTCGGCAACAACCAAACCTGCTCCAATTGCATGAACGGTTCCTGTTTCTAAAAAGAAAACATCGCCAGATTTTGCTTTCACATCGTCTAAAATCGAAACCAAAGTATTGTCATGTAAATGTTTTAAATATTCCTCTTTACTTGAATTTTCTTTAAAACCAACAATAATTCGTGCATCTGCATCTGCCTGCATTACGTACCACATTTCTGTTTTCCCGAATGAATTATGACGTTCTTTAGCCAATTTATCATTTGGATGCACTTGAATAGAAAGATCCTCTCTCGCATCAAGATATTTAAAAAGCAGTGGAAATTGTTTTCCAAAACGCTCATAAACTTTAGATCCTAAAATTGCGTCTGGCGTTTCATCAATAAGATCCATTAAAGATTTTCCTTTAAGATCTCCATTTGCTACCACGCTTACATCTCCTTCTACAGTAGATAATTCCCAGCTTTCGCCAGTAATTTGAGAAACGATTGGTTTATTAAGAATTGTTTTTAGTTTTTCTCCCCCCCAGATTCTTTCTTTCAAAATCGGTTCAAATTGCAAAGGGTATAAAGTTTGGCTCATTTTTTTTAAAGGTTTTAGGCTAATATTTAAGGTTAATTAATTTTATTCTACTATTATTTATCTAATTTATAATACTAATTCTTTGACTGTTTCCAAGGCTTTTGGTATATGTTTAGCAGCATTTACGCTGTCAAATATCGAAATTACCAAACCATTTCTATCTATAATATATGTGACACGTCCCGGCAGCAGCCCGAACAAATTGTTTCGAACACCAAAAAGTTTTCTTAATCTTTTATCTTGATCCGAAAGTAAAATAAAAGGCAATTGATGTTTAGCAGCAAATTTGTGATGTGATTTTACACTATCACTGCTAATTCCAATTACCTCAGCTCCCAGATCCTTAAAATCTTCATATTGGTCCCGAAAACTGCAGGCTTCTGTTGTACAGCCAGGCGTATTATCTTTTGGATAAAAATAAATCACCAGTGGTTTTCTTCCTAAAACACTCTGGCTTTGAAAAATTTCTCCATGATTGTCTTTCGCAGTAAAATTCGGAACTATATCTCCTATTTTTAATGACATTTTTTATTCTCCTTTATAAGTTACAAAATTGCGGTCGGTTTCGTTCAACACTACTTCTAAATCAAAGTCAGTGTGAATTCGTTGTCTAATTTTATTCCATATCACAACTGCAATATTTTCTGCAGTTGGATTTAAATCTAAAAATTCTGGTACGTCCAGATTTAGATTTTTGTGATCAAACGGAATTTCTACTTCTTCTCGTATAATATCCGCTAATACTTTCACATCTAAAACAAAACCAGTTTCCGGGTCAATTTTTCCTGTAACACTTACTGTTAAACCATAATTATGACCATGAAAATTAGCATTGTTGCATTTTCCAAAAACAGCATCGTTTTTTTCAAATGACCAATCTTTTCGATGTAGTCGATGTGCAGCATTAAAATGTGCTTTTCTTGATATGGTTACTCTCATTCTAGGTTTTTGGTTAGTTTGGATTAAAGTTTATGATCTTCTAAAAAATGATAAAATTCATCAAAAATTATTTTAAACCAAACGGTATATATTTCTGGCTGTTTCTGAATATCGTTTTTTACATCCTCAATTTTCATCCATTTCCAATCTTCAACTTCTTCTGTATTGATATCTGGATTATCATTATAATAACCAATCATTACATGGTCTAATTCATGCTCCGTTAATCCGTTGTCAAAAGGTGCTTTATAAATAAAATGAAACAAATCTTTTAAGTCTGTTTTAAACCCCATTTCTTCAAACAATCTCCTGCTTCCCGCTTCAATATTGGTTTCGCCTTCGCGCTGGTGGCTGCAACAGGTATTTGTCCACAGCAGAGGAGAATGATATTTTTGATGCGCTCGCTGCTGCAGCATTATTTCATTCTGTTCATTTAAAACAAAAACTGAAAATGCACGATGCAAAAGCGCTTTTTCGTGTGCTTCTAACTTTGGCATTAAACCAATCTGCTCATCATTTTGATTGACTAATATTACGTTTTCTTCTGTCATAGTGCTTCTTAATCAAACAAAAATACAAAAAAAGATATGGCTTAAAAATCTTGAATACAATTGTAAAAAATCTAAAACCTCTCCTAATTTTTATTTTTCTGATTTACAACATTATAAATTGAATCTAAAAATTAAAAGCTGTTAAAATTAAGACATAAAAACTAGATTGTATTGTTTTACGTAACTAATAAAAAGTTAAAACACACTTAAAAAAATCTGAATTATTTTAAAGTCAGCTTTTTGAGGCAAATCTCATCGTATCTTTGAGAGACAAATTTTTAAAGCCTCAAAAAAACCTGATTGAATACCTTAAACTTTTACTATTTGTTTATGAAATCAAAAACTCAATTTATCAGCCTTTGCTTTTTATTACCGCTTTTTATTTTACAGGCTTGCGGACAAAACACTAAAAAGCAGACAAAATCGACTTCTATGGAAAATAATATCATTACTAAATCTGGAAATCCTTATTATTCTAATACCGACACTACTAAATTGAATGTTAGTGATGCGGAATGGAAAAAAGTTTTACCAGCAGACGTTTATGCGGTAATGCGTGAAGCGGATACCGAAAGACCTTTTACAGGAAAATATTGGAACACAGACGAAAAAGGAACCTATTACTGCGCTTCTTGCGGTAATAAACTTTTTAGGTCTACAGCAAAATTCTCCAGCAGCTGCGGATGGCCGAGCTTTTTTGAACAAGACGATAAAAAAAGTATTGTTTTTAAAGAAGATAACTCTATCGGAATGGAAAGAATTGAAGCTTTATGCGGTCGCTGCGGTGGACATTTAGGACATTTATTTGATGATGGCCCTGCTCCTACTGGAAAACGTTACTGCATGAATTCGATCGCTCTTGATTTTGTTCCAGATTCTAAATAATTTAATTATGAAAAATATACTTTTAATATGTTTTTTGGCGCTTTCGCTGAATGGCTTTTCGCAAAACAAAAAAACTTCTAATCTCGAAACGATTACACTTGGCGGCGGCTGTTACTGGTGTGTTGAAGCCGTTTACGAAGATTTAAACGGAGTAAAATCTGTCGTTTCTGGATTTTCTGGTGGCAAAAGCGCTAATCCTACTTATGAAGACGTGTCTACTGGACAAACAGGTCATGCAGAAGTGGTGCAAATTACTTACGATAAAAACGTTACTAATATTAATGAAATCTTCAAAGTCTTTTTTACCGTTCACGATCCAACGACTTTAAATCGTCAGGGTGCAGATGTTGGAACACAATATCGTTCTGTAATTTTTTATAAAAATGCCGAACAGAAAAAAGCGGCTGAAAGTATTATTGCAGAGTTAAACAAAGCAAAAGCTTACAAAAACCCTATTGTTACTAAAGTAGAGCCTTTTAAAGCTTTTTATAAAGCCGAAGATTATCATCAAAATTATTATGCAAACAATAAAAACCAGCCGTATTGCAAAATGGTAATTCAGCCTAAATTAGAAAAATTTGAAAAGGTCTTTAAAGACAAACTTAAAAAGAAATAAAATTCACAAAAAAGGGAAATGAATTCAACTTCATTTCCCTTTTCATTTATAGTAATTTTAAAACTATTGTTTTGCCACTTTTTTAAATCGCATCATTGGCACATCGCCCTGAATCAAATTCAGCTTTCCATCTTTGTCAATAGAATAACTGGTAATTTGTTTCATTTGTTTCAAAAACTGCTGTTCGCCGCCTCCTTCACAAAACATCATGGTGCTCGGCCCTGGCTCTCCAAAAGTTAACGTTTTTCCGTTTAAAGTAAATGGGGCGCTGTAGCCATTACATCCATTATTACCATAAACATTTTTTTCTTTTTCATCAAAAGTAATTTGCGGCTTTTTATTTGGATATAATCCTTCAAAAGCAATTCTTGGTCCAGAAATATATTCTAATTCCCAAGTTGTATCGTATAAATTACCAGCACTTTTACCATCTTTTGATGCCATACAAGAAGTCAATAATAAAGTTAAAACTGAAAGAACCGCGAGTGTGTATTTTTTCATAAATGTGTTTTTAAAGATTAATATAATTTGTTTTTTGAAGATTGAAATTCTCTACAAGCATACTTTCTCAATATTCGTGCCTAGTCAAGAGATTTTCTAGAATTTTAATTGATAATAAAATGTAATTCGTGATTCTAAGTTACGTTATTTTATTCAAAACTCTACCAATCAAATATTTAAAATCCCAATTGTGATTGCATTTTTTTTGTAATTTGCATCGATCATAAAAAACCAAAAACATCAATCAAAAACCTAAAAAAAATGAAACAATTTCTCTTATTGTTTGTCTTCTTTCTCAGTTTATCGCAAATTCAATCGCAAGAAAATCTTCCAACAGATTATCTTTCAAAAGAATTCCACAAAGAACGCCGTGAAGCATTTAGAAACCTACTGCCTGCCAATTCTGTTGCAGTAGTTTTTTCATATCCGGAAAGAGTATTTTCAAAAGACATCAATTATAATTTTCACCAAAATCCTGATATGTATTACTTAACAGGATACAAAGAACCAGATGCTGTCTTATTAATTTTTAAAGATGCACAAGGCACCGAGAAATACAATGAGGTTCTTTTTGTACGTGAAAGAAATGCTTCGCAGGAAACTTGGACAGGAAGACGTCTTGGTGTAGAAGGTGCTAAATCTAAATTAGGATTTACGAATGTCTATAACGGAAAAGATTTTAATGATTTTGCTATAGACTTTAAGAAATTTGACAAAATTGTATATGATAAAATTCCAACCGACATTAGAAAAAACAGAACTGGTTTTGATCTTTTCGGCTTAATCGAAACTTTCAAAACTAAAGCTTCTATAGCAGCAGAAAATGAATCTTCTGTTGAACTTTTCAATAACATAACTAATTCTTTAAGAGAAATAAAAACTCCAGAAGAAATAGATTTAATGAGAAAATCGGTAAAACTTTCTTGTATTGCACATAACGAAGTTATGAAAGCTGTTGGTCCAGATATGAGCGAAAACGAAGCAGACGGAATTCATGCTTACGTTCACAGACATTATGGTGCAGAAGGAGAAGGCTATCCGCCAATTGTTGGCGCTGGAGCAAATGGCTGTATTTTACATTACGGAGAAAACAATTCTACAAAAATTGACAATCAATTGTTATTGATGGATGTAGGTTCTGAATACCACGGGTATTCTGCCGACGTTACGCGAACAGTTCCTGCAAATGGAAAATTCAGCGAAGAACAAAAAGCAATTTATCAATTAGTTTACGAAGCGCAGGAAGAAGTTTTTAAAATTTGTAAACCAGGAACTCCTTTTCAGGATTTAAACAAAAAATCCCGAGAAGTTATCGCTGCAGGATTAATTAAATTAGGAATTATTACCGATCCAAAAGATGTTAGAATTTATTACCCTCATGGCTGTTCGCACTTTCTTGGCTTAGATGTACACGACAAGGGTAATTATATGAGTAAATTAAAAGAAAATATGGTATTTACTGTTGAACCAGGTATTTACATTCCCGCAAACAGTAAATGCGATAAAAAATGGTGGAATATTGGCGTACGTATCGAAGATGACATTTTAATTACAAAAGATAATTATGAAAATCTTTCTTCGGAGTCGCCAAGAAAATGGCAGGATGTTGAAGCGTTAGCTAAGCAAAAAAGCACTTTTAATGAAATGAAATTCCCTAAAATATAATTTTAATTTGCCTGAGATTAAAAAAACAAAGCTTCGTTTATAATTTAAACGAAGCTTTTTTTATCTGCTTATATAATTGTTTAGTTTGAAAACAAATCATTCTATTTTTTTAATCTGTGCCAAAAAAACATATTTAAATGAAAGCTAATTTTCACGTACTTTGCATTCATAAATTAGTTTAAAATGAAAGCCCTTACCTTCTCTTCATTTGGAAATTCAGATGTTTTAGAATATATCGAAATCCCAAATCCGCAGTTAAAAAACGATGAGATTTTAGTCG from Flavobacterium fluviale includes these protein-coding regions:
- a CDS encoding type I phosphomannose isomerase catalytic subunit, giving the protein MSQTLYPLQFEPILKERIWGGEKLKTILNKPIVSQITGESWELSTVEGDVSVVANGDLKGKSLMDLIDETPDAILGSKVYERFGKQFPLLFKYLDAREDLSIQVHPNDKLAKERHNSFGKTEMWYVMQADADARIIVGFKENSSKEEYLKHLHDNTLVSILDDVKAKSGDVFFLETGTVHAIGAGLVVAEIQQTSDITYRLYDFDRVDANGNKRELHVDLALDAINYNKVDTQKKYESEANTSNTVVDCPYFTTNFIPLEDKVTVSKNGETFTVYMCIEGSFEIEYDGFKHTYIKGDTVLVPAAINAFNLSGKASILEIYIS
- a CDS encoding peroxiredoxin codes for the protein MSLKIGDIVPNFTAKDNHGEIFQSQSVLGRKPLVIYFYPKDNTPGCTTEACSFRDQYEDFKDLGAEVIGISSDSVKSHHKFAAKHQLPFILLSDQDKRLRKLFGVRNNLFGLLPGRVTYIIDRNGLVISIFDSVNAAKHIPKALETVKELVL
- a CDS encoding 6-carboxytetrahydropterin synthase gives rise to the protein MRVTISRKAHFNAAHRLHRKDWSFEKNDAVFGKCNNANFHGHNYGLTVSVTGKIDPETGFVLDVKVLADIIREEVEIPFDHKNLNLDVPEFLDLNPTAENIAVVIWNKIRQRIHTDFDLEVVLNETDRNFVTYKGE
- the idi gene encoding isopentenyl-diphosphate Delta-isomerase; protein product: MTEENVILVNQNDEQIGLMPKLEAHEKALLHRAFSVFVLNEQNEIMLQQRAHQKYHSPLLWTNTCCSHQREGETNIEAGSRRLFEEMGFKTDLKDLFHFIYKAPFDNGLTEHELDHVMIGYYNDNPDINTEEVEDWKWMKIEDVKNDIQKQPEIYTVWFKIIFDEFYHFLEDHKL
- the msrB gene encoding peptide-methionine (R)-S-oxide reductase MsrB → MKSKTQFISLCFLLPLFILQACGQNTKKQTKSTSMENNIITKSGNPYYSNTDTTKLNVSDAEWKKVLPADVYAVMREADTERPFTGKYWNTDEKGTYYCASCGNKLFRSTAKFSSSCGWPSFFEQDDKKSIVFKEDNSIGMERIEALCGRCGGHLGHLFDDGPAPTGKRYCMNSIALDFVPDSK
- the msrA gene encoding peptide-methionine (S)-S-oxide reductase MsrA; protein product: MKNILLICFLALSLNGFSQNKKTSNLETITLGGGCYWCVEAVYEDLNGVKSVVSGFSGGKSANPTYEDVSTGQTGHAEVVQITYDKNVTNINEIFKVFFTVHDPTTLNRQGADVGTQYRSVIFYKNAEQKKAAESIIAELNKAKAYKNPIVTKVEPFKAFYKAEDYHQNYYANNKNQPYCKMVIQPKLEKFEKVFKDKLKKK
- a CDS encoding META domain-containing protein, which codes for MKKYTLAVLSVLTLLLTSCMASKDGKSAGNLYDTTWELEYISGPRIAFEGLYPNKKPQITFDEKEKNVYGNNGCNGYSAPFTLNGKTLTFGEPGPSTMMFCEGGGEQQFLKQMKQITSYSIDKDGKLNLIQGDVPMMRFKKVAKQ
- a CDS encoding aminopeptidase P N-terminal domain-containing protein is translated as MKQFLLLFVFFLSLSQIQSQENLPTDYLSKEFHKERREAFRNLLPANSVAVVFSYPERVFSKDINYNFHQNPDMYYLTGYKEPDAVLLIFKDAQGTEKYNEVLFVRERNASQETWTGRRLGVEGAKSKLGFTNVYNGKDFNDFAIDFKKFDKIVYDKIPTDIRKNRTGFDLFGLIETFKTKASIAAENESSVELFNNITNSLREIKTPEEIDLMRKSVKLSCIAHNEVMKAVGPDMSENEADGIHAYVHRHYGAEGEGYPPIVGAGANGCILHYGENNSTKIDNQLLLMDVGSEYHGYSADVTRTVPANGKFSEEQKAIYQLVYEAQEEVFKICKPGTPFQDLNKKSREVIAAGLIKLGIITDPKDVRIYYPHGCSHFLGLDVHDKGNYMSKLKENMVFTVEPGIYIPANSKCDKKWWNIGVRIEDDILITKDNYENLSSESPRKWQDVEALAKQKSTFNEMKFPKI